Proteins from a genomic interval of Saccopteryx leptura isolate mSacLep1 chromosome 13, mSacLep1_pri_phased_curated, whole genome shotgun sequence:
- the INA gene encoding alpha-internexin, which translates to MSFSSDHYLCGPSSYRKVFGDSSRLSSRFSGTGGAGSYRSQSLSRCNVASSAACSSTSSLGLGLAYRRPPVSDGLDLSQAAARTNEYKIIRTNEKEQLQGLNDRFAVFIEKVHQLETQNRALEAELAALRQRQAEPSRVGELFQRELRELRAQLEEASSARAQALLERDGLAEEVQRLRARCEEESRGREGAERALKAQQRDVDGATLARLDLEKKVESLLDELAFVRQVHDEEVAELLATLQASSQAAAEVDVAVAKPDLSSALREIRAQYESLAAKNLQSAEEWYKSKFANLNEQAARSTEAIRASREEIHEYRRQLQARTIEIEGLRGANESLERQILELEERHSAEVASYQDSIGQLENDLRNTKSEMARHLREYQDLLNVKMALDIEIAAYRKLLEGEETRFSTSGSSISGLNPLSNPGYLLPPRILSSTISKVSSTGLSLKKDEEEEEEEASKVASKKTSQIGESFEEILEETVISTKKTEKANIEESTISSQKI; encoded by the exons atgAGCTTCAGCTCCGACCACTACCTGTGCGGCCCCTCCTCCTACCGCAAGGTGTTCGGGGACAGCTCTCGTCTGTCGTCGCGCTTCTCCGGGACTGGCGGCGCGGGCAGCTACCGCTCGCAGTCGCTGTCCCGCTGCAATGTGGCCTCCTCGGCCGCCTGCTCCTCGACCTCGTCGCTCGGCCTGGGCCTGGCCTACCGCCGGCCTCCGGTGTCCGACGGGCTAGACCTGAGCCAGGCGGCGGCGCGCACCAACGAGTACAAGATCATCCGCACCAACGAGAAGGAGCAGCTGCAGGGCCTCAACGACCGCTTCGCCGTGTTCATCGAGAAGGTGCATCAGCTGGAGACGCAGAACCGCGCGCTCGAGGCCGAGCTGGCGGCGCTGAGGCAGCGCCAAGCCGAGCCATCGCGCGTCGGCGAGCTCTTCCAGCGCGAGCTGCGCGAGCTGCGCGCGCAGCTGGAGGAGGCGAGCTCGGCCCGCGCCCAGGCGCTGCTGGAGCGCGACGGGCTGGCGGAGGAGGTGCAGCGGCTGCGGGCGCGCTGCGAGGAGGAGAGCCGCGGGCGCGAAGGCGCCGAGCGCGCCCTGAAGGCGCAGCAGCGCGACGTGGACGGCGCCACGCTGGCCCGCCTGGACCTGGAGAAGAAGGTGGAGTCGCTGCTGGACGAGCTGGCCTTCGTGCGCCAGGTGCACGACGAGGAGGTGGCCGAGCTGCTGGCCACACTGCAGGCGTCGTCGCAGGCTGCGGCCGAGGTGGACGTGGCTGTGGCTAAGCCGGACCTGAGTTCGGCGCTAAGGGAGATCCGCGCCCAGTACGAGTCCCTGGCCGCCAAGAACCTGCAGTCAGCCGAGGAGTGGTACAAGTCCAAGTTTGCCAACCTGAACGAGCAGGCGGCGCGCAGCACCGAGGCCATCCGGGCCAGCCGCGAGGAGATCCACGAGTACCGGCGCCAGCTGCAGGCGCGCACCATCGAGATCGAGGGCCTTCGTGGAGCCAATGAGTCGTTGGAGAGGCAGATCCTGGAGCTGGAGGAGCGACACAGCGCTGAAGTGGCTAGCTACCAG GACAGCATCGGGCAACTGGAGAATGATCTGAGGAACACCAAGAGTGAGATGGCTCGCCACCTTCGGGAATACCAGGACTTGCTCAATGTCAAAATGGCTCTTGATATTGAGATAGCAGCTTACAG GAAACTGCTGGAAGGCGAAGAGACGCGTTTTAGCACCAGTGGGTCAAGCATTTCAGGGCTGAATCCACTTTCCAACCCAGGATATCTGCTTCCACCTAGAATCCTCAGTTCTACTATCTCCAAGGTCTCATCCACCGGGCTGTCTCTTAAGAAAgacgaggaggaagaggaagaggaggcttCTAAGGTAGCCTCTAAGAAAACCTCCCAGATAGGGGAAAGTTTTGAAGAAATATTGGAGGAGACGGTAATATCTACTAAGAAAACCGAGAAAGCAAATATAGAAGAAAGCACCATTTCAAGccaaaaaatataa